The following proteins come from a genomic window of Gottfriedia acidiceleris:
- the sspI gene encoding small acid-soluble spore protein SspI — translation MNFNIRGAVLHNISGNKSDQLEATIVDAIQSGEEKVLPGLGVLLEVFWNHASENQKHELLTVLENGVSQ, via the coding sequence ATGAATTTTAATATTCGCGGAGCAGTTCTTCACAATATTTCAGGTAATAAAAGTGATCAATTAGAAGCAACAATTGTAGATGCTATTCAAAGTGGCGAAGAAAAAGTATTACCAGGTTTAGGTGTACTTCTCGAAGTTTTTTGGAATCACGCTTCAGAAAATCAAAAGCATGAACTACTTACAGTTTTAGAAAATGGAGTAAGTCAGTAA
- a CDS encoding TrmH family RNA methyltransferase, with protein sequence MKQIDSIQNNSVKAWKKLHTKKGRDKAKQYIVEGFHLVEEAIKHDAPILHLLISEDIDLPSNFSTGSFEITYISKEVSKELSETETSQGVFAIIEFSFVRIDFEKVSKLLLIDEVQDPGNVGTMIRTADAAGFDGVILGSGTSDLYNAKTIRSTQGSLYHLPILRGDLVEAVSNLKDKGITVYGTSLQNAKPFNEVNVTNRFAIIVGNEGKGVNSTLLSLTDENLYIPIYGKAESLNVGIAAGILMYSL encoded by the coding sequence ATGAAACAAATTGATTCCATACAAAATAATTCTGTTAAGGCTTGGAAAAAGCTACATACAAAAAAAGGAAGAGATAAAGCTAAACAATATATCGTAGAAGGTTTTCATTTAGTCGAGGAGGCAATTAAGCATGATGCACCGATTCTTCATTTATTAATTAGTGAAGATATTGACTTACCTTCTAATTTTTCAACAGGGTCATTCGAAATTACGTATATATCTAAAGAGGTTAGCAAGGAATTAAGCGAAACAGAAACATCTCAAGGTGTTTTTGCAATTATTGAATTTTCTTTTGTAAGAATTGATTTTGAGAAAGTGTCAAAATTATTACTAATTGATGAAGTTCAAGATCCAGGGAATGTTGGAACAATGATTCGAACAGCGGATGCTGCTGGTTTTGATGGGGTTATTTTAGGTTCAGGAACAAGTGATCTATATAATGCTAAAACAATTCGATCGACCCAAGGATCATTATATCATTTACCAATATTACGTGGTGATTTAGTTGAAGCAGTTTCTAATTTAAAAGATAAAGGAATAACTGTTTACGGAACGTCTCTTCAAAATGCAAAACCGTTTAATGAAGTAAATGTTACAAATCGTTTTGCCATTATTGTAGGAAATGAAGGTAAAGGTGTGAATTCAACATTACTTTCATTAACTGATGAAAATCTATATATACCTATTTATGGTAAAGCTGAATCATTAAACGTTGGTATTGCAGCAGGGATTCTAATGTATAGCCTTTGA
- the pheS gene encoding phenylalanine--tRNA ligase subunit alpha, with protein MQERLVSLQAEAIKQIEEATDLKALNDIRIAYLGKKGPITEAMKAMKDLTPEERPKMGAVANEVRAAIQEKLEAKQVVLEQNAINEKLESESIDVTLPGRPVHAGGAHPLRAVIQEIEDLFIGMGYEIAEGPEVEKDYYNFEALNLPKGHPARDMQDSFYISEETLMRTHTSPVQARTMEANVEKGPIKIICPGKVYRRDDDDATHSHQFMQIEGLVIGKNISMSDLKGTLQLFAKKMFGEEREIRLRPSFFPFTEPSVEMDISCMKCGGKGCNMCKHTGWIEILGAGMVHPNVLEMAGYNPKEVQGFAFGMGPERIALLKYGIDDIRHFYTNDIRFLKQFQQM; from the coding sequence ATGCAAGAGCGTTTAGTTTCTTTACAAGCAGAAGCGATTAAGCAAATAGAAGAAGCAACAGATTTAAAAGCATTAAATGACATTAGAATTGCCTATCTAGGAAAAAAAGGTCCGATTACTGAGGCAATGAAAGCAATGAAGGATTTAACTCCTGAAGAACGCCCAAAAATGGGAGCTGTTGCTAATGAAGTACGTGCGGCAATCCAAGAAAAACTTGAAGCAAAGCAAGTTGTATTAGAACAAAATGCGATAAATGAAAAATTAGAAAGTGAATCAATTGACGTAACACTTCCAGGAAGACCAGTTCATGCAGGTGGAGCTCATCCATTAAGAGCGGTTATTCAAGAAATTGAAGATTTATTTATTGGAATGGGATATGAAATCGCAGAAGGTCCAGAAGTAGAAAAGGACTATTATAATTTCGAAGCATTAAATTTACCAAAAGGTCATCCAGCTCGTGATATGCAGGATTCATTCTATATTTCTGAAGAAACATTAATGAGAACTCATACTTCACCTGTTCAAGCTAGAACAATGGAAGCAAATGTGGAAAAAGGACCAATTAAAATAATTTGCCCAGGTAAAGTTTATCGCCGTGATGACGATGATGCTACACATTCTCATCAATTTATGCAAATCGAAGGTCTAGTAATTGGTAAAAACATTTCAATGAGTGACTTAAAAGGTACTTTACAACTTTTTGCGAAAAAAATGTTTGGTGAAGAGCGTGAAATTCGCTTACGTCCAAGCTTCTTCCCATTTACTGAGCCTTCAGTAGAAATGGATATTTCTTGTATGAAATGTGGAGGAAAAGGCTGTAACATGTGTAAACACACTGGATGGATTGAAATTTTAGGTGCGGGTATGGTTCATCCTAACGTACTTGAGATGGCTGGGTATAATCCAAAAGAAGTTCAAGGATTTGCTTTCGGTATGGGTCCAGAACGTATTGCATTATTAAAATATGGTATTGATGATATTCGTCATTTCTATACGAACGATATAAGATTCTTAAAACAATTCCAACAAATGTAA
- the pheT gene encoding phenylalanine--tRNA ligase subunit beta: MFVSTKWLQEYVDLSGVTPDELAKLITKAGIEVEGVNHLSEGIKNVVVGYVMEREQHPEADKLSKCTVDVGEEQPVQIICGAPNVAKGQKVIVAKVGAVLPGNFKIKKAKLRGEVSEGMICSLQELGIEGKVVAKEFSNGIFVLPSDAEVGADALDVLYRDDAVLELGLTPNRADCLNMIGVAYEVAAILDRDVKLPAINAQSATTADYVSVSIESKEDAPYYSAKLVKGVKIGPSPLWMQARLMSAGIRPINNVVDITNYILIEYGQPLHAFDFNKLNSNQMIIRHAKENEKIVTLDGEERTLQPHNLVIATEKEAVAVAGVMGGQSTEVDVETVDVLIESAVFRGQSVRQTSKDLGLRSDSSARFEKGIDASRTLPASERAAQLMAELAGGTIVEGTVIVDNLVEDAKKVSVSVSKINGVLGTSIDAETVKDIFRRLRLEATADGEVFTVTVPSRRGDLSIEEDLVEEVGRLYGYDHIPATLPTGVASRGQLTPYQAKRRKIRQYLQHAGLYEAVTYSLTSNNKVKRFALETVDAEPVRLALPMSEERSELRFSLVPHLLDAIAYNVARKEENVQLFETGSVFLTKEKNELPHEEEYLAGALTGLWLQHAWQGEKKAVDFYVVKGILDGLFTELGLSNKITYLAAKKEELHPGRTASLLLNGEEIGFIGQVHPVTQKEWDLKETYVFQLSLEKLLNTEFDDILYNAIPRFPSMNRDMALVVDSKVFAGDILSTIRSTGGRLLKDATIFDLYEGDKMEAGKKSVAFSLTYFDPERTLTDEEVTKAHSKVLKAVEETHNAQLRG; encoded by the coding sequence ATGTTTGTATCAACAAAATGGTTACAAGAATACGTTGATTTAAGTGGTGTTACACCAGACGAGCTTGCAAAATTAATAACAAAAGCAGGTATTGAAGTTGAAGGTGTTAATCATCTTTCAGAAGGAATTAAAAATGTTGTTGTTGGTTATGTAATGGAACGTGAACAACATCCAGAGGCAGATAAATTATCAAAATGTACTGTCGATGTTGGAGAAGAACAACCAGTACAAATTATTTGTGGCGCACCGAATGTTGCTAAGGGCCAAAAAGTGATCGTGGCAAAGGTAGGCGCAGTTTTACCGGGGAATTTCAAAATTAAAAAAGCGAAATTACGTGGAGAAGTTTCTGAAGGAATGATTTGCTCACTACAAGAACTAGGAATTGAAGGCAAAGTAGTTGCAAAAGAATTCTCAAATGGCATTTTTGTTTTACCAAGTGATGCTGAAGTAGGAGCAGATGCATTAGACGTACTATATCGTGATGATGCAGTATTAGAACTTGGATTAACACCAAACCGTGCTGATTGCTTAAATATGATTGGTGTTGCCTATGAAGTAGCTGCAATTTTAGATCGTGACGTTAAACTTCCAGCGATTAACGCTCAATCAGCTACAACTGCTGATTATGTTTCAGTTTCTATTGAATCAAAAGAAGATGCACCATATTATAGTGCTAAATTAGTCAAAGGTGTAAAAATTGGTCCTTCACCATTATGGATGCAAGCTCGTTTGATGAGTGCTGGTATTCGTCCGATTAATAATGTGGTTGATATTACGAACTATATTTTAATTGAATATGGTCAACCATTACACGCGTTCGATTTTAATAAATTAAATAGTAATCAAATGATCATTCGTCATGCGAAAGAAAACGAAAAGATCGTTACGCTTGATGGTGAAGAGCGCACATTACAGCCACATAATTTAGTAATTGCAACAGAGAAAGAAGCAGTAGCAGTTGCAGGTGTAATGGGTGGTCAAAGTACTGAGGTTGATGTTGAAACTGTAGACGTTTTAATTGAATCAGCTGTTTTCAGAGGTCAAAGTGTTCGCCAGACTTCAAAAGACTTAGGATTACGTAGCGATTCAAGTGCTCGTTTTGAAAAGGGTATTGATGCTTCTCGTACGTTGCCTGCTTCTGAACGTGCTGCTCAGTTAATGGCTGAACTAGCTGGTGGAACAATTGTAGAAGGTACTGTAATTGTCGACAATTTAGTTGAAGATGCTAAAAAAGTATCAGTTTCTGTAAGTAAGATTAATGGCGTACTTGGTACATCAATTGATGCTGAGACAGTAAAAGATATTTTCCGTCGCTTAAGATTAGAAGCTACGGCGGATGGTGAAGTATTTACAGTTACTGTTCCAAGTCGTCGTGGTGATCTTTCAATAGAAGAAGATTTAGTTGAAGAAGTAGGAAGACTATATGGCTATGATCATATTCCTGCTACTTTACCAACGGGTGTTGCTAGTCGTGGACAATTAACACCTTATCAAGCAAAGCGTAGAAAAATTCGTCAATATTTACAGCATGCAGGTCTTTATGAAGCTGTAACTTACTCTCTAACAAGCAATAATAAAGTTAAACGTTTTGCACTAGAAACAGTAGATGCAGAACCTGTACGTTTAGCGCTACCTATGAGTGAAGAACGCAGTGAGTTACGTTTCAGTTTAGTACCACATTTATTAGATGCTATCGCCTATAATGTTGCACGTAAAGAAGAAAATGTTCAACTATTCGAAACTGGTTCTGTCTTCTTAACAAAGGAAAAGAACGAGCTTCCTCATGAAGAAGAATATTTAGCAGGAGCGTTAACTGGTTTATGGTTGCAACATGCATGGCAAGGCGAGAAAAAAGCTGTGGATTTCTATGTTGTAAAAGGTATTTTAGACGGTTTATTTACTGAATTAGGTTTATCAAATAAAATAACATATCTTGCTGCTAAGAAAGAAGAATTACACCCAGGACGTACAGCAAGTTTATTATTAAACGGTGAAGAAATTGGTTTTATCGGTCAAGTTCATCCTGTTACTCAAAAAGAGTGGGATCTTAAAGAAACATATGTATTCCAATTATCTCTTGAAAAGCTATTAAATACTGAATTTGATGATATTTTGTACAATGCAATTCCTCGTTTCCCATCAATGAACCGAGATATGGCATTAGTAGTTGATTCGAAAGTATTTGCTGGTGATATTCTATCTACAATTCGTTCAACTGGAGGAAGACTTCTAAAGGATGCTACAATCTTTGATTTATACGAAGGTGATAAGATGGAAGCTGGTAAAAAATCAGTTGCCTTCTCTTTAACATATTTCGATCCAGAACGCACATTAACGGATGAAGAAGTAACTAAAGCTCATTCAAAAGTTTTAAAAGCAGTAGAAGAAACACATAATGCTCAATTACGTGGGTAA
- a CDS encoding exosporium glycoprotein BclB-related protein has product MPLPPIPPLPQQPSEEPNQPDTTQSTDQSELLQQISSFLPKPVMGPTGATGATGPCGPEGKQGPRGERGKRGKEGEDGDRGPRGPMGPMGPMGPAGIPGTAGATGATGPAGATGPAGGPAGPAGATGAPGATGPAGATGPAGTPGAPGATGPAGATGPAGTPGAPGATGPAGATGAPGATGPAGATGPAGTPGAPGATGPAGATGPAGATGPAGTPGPAGATGPAGATGPAGTPGPAGATGPAGPAGTPGAAGATGPAGATGIAGTGAIIPFASGAPVVMSTVAGGLAGTVGLVGFGSSLPNVALLPGPAIDLTGTGLPTEILDFAFSMPRAGTITAISASYSNVVALSLLGTNIVVTAQLYSAPINSNNFTPVVGASVTLPALAGPLTLGQITSGISTPLAVPIAAQTRLMMVFTATANGVSLLNTVTGYASAGVVIN; this is encoded by the coding sequence TTGCCACTACCACCAATTCCACCACTACCACAACAACCATCAGAAGAACCAAATCAACCAGATACTACACAAAGCACAGATCAATCAGAATTATTACAACAAATTTCTTCATTCCTTCCAAAACCAGTAATGGGTCCAACAGGAGCAACAGGAGCAACAGGTCCATGCGGTCCTGAAGGTAAACAAGGTCCTCGTGGAGAAAGAGGTAAACGAGGAAAAGAAGGGGAAGATGGAGACAGAGGTCCAAGGGGGCCAATGGGTCCGATGGGTCCAATGGGACCAGCAGGAATACCGGGTACTGCAGGAGCAACAGGAGCAACAGGACCAGCGGGAGCAACAGGTCCAGCAGGAGGCCCAGCAGGCCCAGCAGGAGCAACAGGGGCACCAGGAGCGACAGGCCCAGCAGGAGCAACAGGTCCAGCGGGAACACCAGGGGCACCAGGAGCGACAGGCCCAGCAGGAGCAACAGGTCCAGCGGGAACACCGGGGGCACCAGGAGCGACAGGCCCAGCAGGAGCAACAGGGGCACCAGGAGCGACAGGCCCAGCAGGAGCAACAGGTCCAGCGGGAACACCAGGGGCACCAGGAGCGACAGGCCCAGCAGGAGCAACAGGTCCAGCAGGAGCAACAGGCCCAGCAGGAACACCAGGCCCAGCGGGAGCAACAGGCCCAGCGGGAGCAACAGGCCCAGCAGGAACACCAGGCCCAGCAGGAGCAACAGGTCCAGCAGGTCCAGCAGGAACACCGGGCGCAGCAGGAGCAACAGGCCCAGCAGGAGCGACTGGTATAGCAGGTACAGGTGCAATCATTCCGTTTGCATCAGGTGCACCAGTAGTAATGTCAACAGTTGCAGGTGGATTAGCAGGAACAGTAGGTCTTGTAGGATTTGGAAGTTCATTACCGAATGTTGCATTACTTCCTGGACCAGCGATTGATTTAACTGGAACTGGTTTACCAACTGAAATTCTTGATTTTGCATTCTCAATGCCTAGAGCTGGTACAATTACAGCTATTTCAGCATCCTATAGTAATGTAGTTGCTTTGTCTCTTTTAGGAACAAATATAGTGGTCACTGCACAATTATATAGTGCACCAATAAATAGTAATAACTTTACTCCAGTTGTAGGTGCAAGTGTTACTTTACCGGCTCTAGCAGGTCCGCTTACATTAGGCCAAATCACTAGCGGTATTTCTACACCTTTAGCAGTACCGATTGCAGCACAAACTCGTTTAATGATGGTATTTACTGCAACTGCAAACGGTGTTAGCCTTCTCAATACTGTTACTGGATATGCTAGCGCAGGAGTAGTTATAAACTAA
- a CDS encoding collagen-like protein: MPIPPGPTSSPLFPFPPSPTGPTGAALPPGPAVPPGPSGPVVPTGPTGPVGPTGPVGPTGPQGPAGATGPAGATGPAGATGPAGATGPAGATGPAGATGPAGATGPAGATGPAGATGPAGATGPTGATGPAGATGADGATGPTGATGPAGATGADGATGPAGATGPAGATGADGATGPAGATGPAGATGADGATGPAGATGPQGPTGATGPAGATGPAGATGADGATGPAGATGPAGATGPAGATGADGATGPAGATGADGATGPAGATGPAGATGADGATGPAGATGPAGATGPAGATGADGATGPAGATGPAGATGPAGATGADGATGPAGATGADGATGPAGATGPAGATGPAGATGADGATGPAGATGPAGTTGTIAAFAHIFNVGAQTIATGNPVSFDTNGTISGTDIAHVAGSPDISLAQNHNYQVLYTFVGDASVSDVSVHFTLAGTDIPGSGFTDPSSAGLVTASQGSGEFIISTVGQIAPTDLNMVVDSTTDITFPAQDANHPNISIVIIELS, from the coding sequence TTGCCAATACCACCAGGCCCAACAAGTTCACCATTATTTCCATTTCCGCCTAGTCCAACAGGTCCAACTGGAGCAGCATTACCACCAGGACCAGCAGTACCTCCAGGTCCATCAGGCCCAGTAGTTCCAACAGGTCCAACAGGTCCAGTAGGTCCAACAGGTCCAGTAGGTCCGACAGGTCCACAAGGCCCAGCAGGAGCAACAGGTCCAGCAGGAGCAACAGGTCCAGCGGGAGCAACAGGTCCAGCGGGAGCAACAGGTCCAGCGGGAGCAACAGGTCCAGCAGGAGCAACAGGTCCAGCGGGAGCAACAGGTCCAGCGGGAGCAACAGGTCCAGCGGGAGCAACAGGTCCAGCAGGAGCAACAGGTCCAACAGGAGCAACAGGTCCAGCGGGAGCAACAGGAGCAGACGGAGCAACAGGCCCAACAGGAGCAACAGGTCCAGCGGGAGCAACAGGAGCAGACGGAGCAACAGGCCCAGCAGGAGCAACAGGTCCAGCGGGAGCAACAGGAGCAGATGGAGCGACAGGTCCAGCGGGAGCAACAGGTCCAGCGGGAGCAACAGGAGCAGACGGAGCGACAGGCCCAGCGGGAGCAACAGGCCCACAAGGTCCAACAGGAGCAACAGGCCCAGCAGGAGCAACAGGTCCAGCGGGAGCAACAGGAGCAGACGGAGCGACAGGTCCAGCAGGAGCAACAGGCCCAGCGGGAGCAACAGGTCCAGCGGGAGCAACAGGAGCAGATGGAGCGACAGGCCCAGCAGGAGCAACAGGAGCAGACGGAGCGACAGGCCCAGCGGGAGCAACAGGTCCAGCGGGAGCAACAGGAGCAGACGGAGCGACAGGTCCAGCAGGAGCAACAGGCCCAGCGGGAGCAACAGGTCCAGCGGGAGCAACAGGAGCAGACGGAGCGACAGGTCCAGCAGGAGCAACAGGCCCAGCGGGAGCAACAGGTCCAGCGGGAGCAACAGGAGCAGATGGAGCGACAGGCCCAGCAGGAGCAACAGGAGCAGACGGAGCGACAGGCCCAGCGGGAGCGACAGGCCCAGCGGGAGCAACAGGTCCAGCGGGAGCAACAGGAGCAGACGGAGCGACAGGCCCAGCAGGAGCAACAGGTCCAGCGGGAACAACAGGCACAATTGCAGCATTTGCTCATATCTTTAATGTAGGCGCTCAAACAATAGCAACAGGTAATCCAGTTTCTTTTGATACGAATGGAACTATTTCAGGAACGGACATTGCTCATGTAGCAGGTTCACCAGATATTTCACTCGCTCAAAATCACAATTATCAGGTTCTTTATACTTTTGTTGGTGATGCATCTGTTTCAGATGTTTCAGTTCATTTTACTTTAGCAGGTACAGATATTCCTGGAAGTGGATTTACTGATCCAAGTTCCGCAGGCTTAGTCACTGCTTCTCAAGGTTCAGGTGAATTTATTATTAGTACTGTTGGACAAATTGCGCCAACTGATTTAAATATGGTTGTCGACAGTACTACAGACATCACTTTCCCAGCTCAGGATGCTAATCATCCAAATATTAGTATCGTTATAATTGAGCTGAGCTAA
- a CDS encoding glycosyltransferase, giving the protein MKTSIIILTYNQLEVSKKCFESLAKYTKEDEVEIIVIDNGSTDGTREYLKSNPSFITIFNEINMGFAKGCNQGIEVATGDNLLFLNNDTIVTENWLDAMLTLLYSNDKIGMVGPVSNYVSGLQRINVDYQNDQEINEFSLRYCASVKGMSKQVLRLVGFCLLVRRELIDRLVGFDERFKLGSFEDDDICLRAILEGYELHIALDSFVHHYGHMTFNGNSDININHLYIENRMKYIEKWGNNLIDIGYPKTEIIEIVPRNINNVLEVGCLAGATGLEIKNLYKCELYGTESDSELSSIASQFYKRVETISIDEVSRSYPEAFFDLIIIDNIVNHLIDPWSFVKEITHLLKPSGSIICRVPNVSHGEVLFQLLQGQWNYIHAGILKKENIRFFTPQTIDTLFPTDQFEVTTKKNENINVGLNIKLFFEEVVHLAHSFGINLDQLSSNLEIYNMLLLIRKK; this is encoded by the coding sequence ATGAAAACTAGTATTATTATTTTGACTTATAATCAGCTCGAGGTATCGAAAAAATGCTTTGAAAGTCTTGCGAAATATACAAAGGAAGATGAAGTAGAAATTATTGTTATTGATAATGGCTCGACTGATGGAACTCGAGAATATTTAAAAAGTAATCCTTCCTTTATTACAATCTTTAATGAAATAAATATGGGGTTTGCTAAAGGTTGTAATCAAGGAATTGAAGTCGCTACAGGTGATAATTTGTTATTTTTAAATAATGATACAATTGTTACAGAAAATTGGTTAGATGCAATGCTGACTCTTTTATATAGTAATGATAAAATTGGCATGGTTGGGCCAGTAAGTAATTATGTGAGTGGATTGCAGCGAATTAATGTTGATTATCAAAATGATCAAGAAATTAATGAATTTTCATTAAGGTATTGTGCAAGTGTAAAAGGAATGTCTAAGCAAGTATTAAGATTAGTAGGATTTTGTTTATTAGTTAGACGTGAATTAATTGATCGATTAGTAGGATTTGATGAAAGATTTAAACTAGGTTCATTTGAAGATGATGATATTTGTTTAAGAGCTATTTTAGAAGGATATGAATTGCATATTGCATTAGATTCATTTGTTCATCATTATGGGCACATGACGTTCAACGGAAATAGTGATATTAATATAAATCACTTATATATTGAAAATAGAATGAAGTATATTGAAAAGTGGGGAAATAATTTAATCGATATTGGGTATCCGAAGACGGAAATTATTGAAATTGTACCACGTAACATAAATAATGTTTTAGAAGTTGGTTGTTTAGCTGGCGCAACAGGTCTAGAAATTAAAAATCTATACAAATGTGAATTATATGGAACAGAAAGTGATTCAGAATTATCCTCAATTGCATCACAATTTTATAAGAGGGTTGAGACAATCAGTATTGACGAAGTATCCCGCAGTTATCCTGAGGCGTTTTTTGATTTAATCATAATTGATAATATTGTTAACCATCTTATAGATCCTTGGAGTTTCGTAAAAGAAATCACTCATCTATTAAAACCATCTGGCTCAATTATTTGTAGAGTTCCAAATGTTTCCCATGGTGAAGTTCTCTTTCAATTATTACAAGGTCAATGGAATTATATTCACGCAGGAATATTGAAAAAAGAAAATATTAGATTTTTCACGCCTCAAACAATTGATACACTATTTCCAACTGATCAATTTGAAGTGACAACAAAAAAGAATGAAAATATAAATGTAGGTTTAAATATTAAGTTGTTTTTTGAAGAAGTAGTTCATTTAGCTCATAGTTTTGGAATTAATCTTGATCAACTATCTTCAAATCTTGAAATTTATAATATGCTCTTATTAATAAGGAAAAAATGA
- a CDS encoding tetratricopeptide repeat-containing glycosyltransferase has translation MITVSLCMVVQNNEATIERCLSSVSSLVDEIIIVDMNSHDRTIELARQFTEQIHVFDGVDEIAALNFSKSLATKDFILLLNHSEVLLENDSLKFSKLKQSINNEVYNVAFDYQIGWNVKSKQKIRRLFKKLSSNSHSLNMKNEQTSKSFSTNLVITDLPLTQNTKENIRIYEEMLSNNLNLSTMDFFYYAKELSSDYQHDQSIKYFLKFLRLNQPFEEHNILACHYIANSYHELNLTDLETTWLLRALKYGNTHPETCCRLAYTFFEKNNFDSAIYWYKEATLNKVNNRLILHNPSCTTWLPHLQLAVCYDRIGEFRLANEHNELAYYFYPTHPSILSNREYFSNRLNNEGR, from the coding sequence TTGATCACAGTCAGTTTATGCATGGTTGTACAAAATAATGAAGCCACAATTGAACGATGTCTTAGTTCAGTGAGTAGCCTAGTTGATGAAATTATCATCGTTGATATGAATTCCCACGATCGAACGATTGAGCTAGCAAGACAGTTTACAGAGCAAATCCATGTTTTTGATGGTGTCGATGAAATAGCTGCATTAAATTTTTCAAAATCATTGGCAACAAAAGACTTTATACTTTTACTAAACCACAGTGAAGTTTTACTAGAAAATGACAGTTTAAAATTTTCTAAGCTAAAACAGTCAATAAACAACGAAGTTTATAATGTAGCTTTCGATTATCAAATCGGTTGGAATGTAAAAAGTAAACAAAAAATCAGACGATTATTTAAAAAATTAAGTTCAAATAGTCATTCACTGAATATGAAAAATGAACAAACCTCTAAATCATTTTCTACTAATCTTGTTATAACAGATCTTCCTCTCACACAAAATACAAAAGAAAATATTCGAATATATGAAGAAATGTTAAGTAACAACCTAAATCTTTCAACAATGGATTTTTTTTATTATGCAAAAGAGTTAAGTTCAGATTATCAACATGACCAATCAATAAAGTATTTTTTAAAATTTTTGCGATTAAATCAGCCATTTGAAGAACATAATATCCTTGCTTGTCATTATATTGCTAATAGCTATCATGAGCTTAATCTAACAGACTTAGAAACTACTTGGTTATTAAGAGCTCTTAAATATGGTAATACTCATCCAGAAACATGTTGTAGATTGGCTTATACATTTTTTGAGAAAAATAATTTTGATTCAGCTATTTATTGGTATAAAGAAGCAACCTTAAATAAGGTTAACAATCGTTTGATTCTTCATAACCCATCATGTACTACTTGGCTACCACATTTACAGCTGGCGGTTTGCTATGACAGAATAGGTGAATTTCGCCTTGCAAATGAGCACAATGAATTAGCTTATTATTTTTACCCAACACATCCTAGTATTCTCTCAAATAGAGAATATTTTTCAAATAGATTAAATAACGAAGGCAGATGA